Proteins encoded in a region of the Candidatus Moanabacter tarae genome:
- the queF gene encoding NADPH-dependent 7-cyano-7-deazaguanine reductase, translated as MTHKHTTKTDVKNLSILGGSTTKPARSLETFPNKHPGRDYMVTLESNEFTCLCPVTGQPDFARIEVRYVPNKRIVESKSLKLYLWSFRSEGIFHEHLANIILDDLVKALKPRWCEVLAKFNSRGGISIKVHAEHKGK; from the coding sequence ATGACACATAAACACACCACTAAAACAGATGTTAAGAACCTGTCGATTTTAGGGGGTAGCACTACCAAGCCAGCTCGCAGTCTTGAGACATTCCCCAATAAGCACCCGGGACGAGACTACATGGTTACCCTTGAATCAAATGAGTTCACCTGCCTTTGCCCTGTCACTGGTCAACCGGATTTTGCCCGCATTGAAGTTCGCTACGTACCTAACAAACGAATCGTAGAGTCAAAAAGCCTCAAACTCTATCTTTGGAGCTTCCGATCCGAAGGCATCTTTCATGAACATCTGGCCAATATCATCCTGGACGATCTTGTTAAGGCACTGAAACCGAGATGGTGTGAAGTCCTCGCCAAATTCAATTCTAGGGGAGGTATCTCTATAAAGGTACACGCTGAACACAAGGGAAAGTAA
- the cpdA_2 gene encoding 3',5'-cyclic adenosine monophosphate phosphodiesterase CpdA, which produces MPLHHGEPAFNCYTDGGIQWLTIDNSTYEVTEGQLRAVEDSLKNSIPTVLLMHVPLSLPTLRNDTQARFQTPLASGNILMGDPDWDMESREKWGTGDDLESTLEFVNVVTSARNLIAVFCGHIHFPHTDAMGPTAVQYVGAPGFEKAMRVVDFLPM; this is translated from the coding sequence ATGCCCTTGCATCATGGTGAACCAGCATTCAACTGCTACACGGATGGGGGCATCCAATGGCTTACAATCGATAACTCAACCTACGAAGTAACAGAGGGACAACTCCGGGCGGTAGAAGATAGTCTCAAAAACTCAATCCCTACGGTCCTGTTGATGCATGTCCCATTAAGTTTACCCACTTTGCGCAATGACACCCAGGCACGTTTTCAAACCCCATTAGCATCTGGTAATATTCTGATGGGTGATCCTGATTGGGATATGGAGAGCCGCGAAAAATGGGGCACCGGAGATGATCTCGAATCAACTCTGGAGTTCGTCAACGTAGTAACATCCGCCCGGAATTTGATCGCTGTATTCTGCGGTCATATTCATTTTCCCCACACAGATGCAATGGGACCAACTGCAGTCCAATACGTCGGGGCTCCCGGTTTCGAAAAGGCAATGCGAGTGGTGGATTTTCTTCCAATGTAA
- a CDS encoding Arylsulfatase — MTRPNILWYCTDQQRFDTIGALGNSYVRTSAIDSLVKGGAAFTHAYCQSPICTPSRSSYMTGLYPSRLHNTRNGNDTFPTWPPLVSKIMADAGYVCGLIGKFHLVSAGGRPEPRLDDGFTYWQHSHAPRDDWPLGTHPYADWVRAQGQDLNALRESKDRVPTTLHQTKWASDRAIEFINYEHGSPWMLNVNVYDPHPPFIPPASYSRRFDSSIMPGPYFRDSDLDNQAKLENVDFQGGAMPPEEFGGKDIQAKYYAMIAQVDDQLARIMETLEKSGQIDNTVVVLTSDHGEALGDHGLVQKGCRFYEGLSRVPLIFSWPGVIVPNQKHSGLVELLDLSATLLSISGVEIPDYHQGLNLLPILKGEQRGDSIRKSVRCEYFDALDTTREGSGSFATMHRTEHHKICVYHDQGIGELFDLQEDPWEFNNLWDDPAHVDIRNRLIFESFNSHVLLTTDVGSKRIAQM, encoded by the coding sequence ATGACCCGACCTAATATCCTTTGGTACTGTACCGATCAGCAACGCTTCGACACAATTGGTGCACTAGGTAATTCCTACGTTAGGACGTCTGCAATCGATTCCCTTGTAAAAGGGGGGGCCGCATTTACTCACGCATACTGCCAGAGCCCGATTTGCACACCTAGTCGATCGAGTTACATGACTGGACTCTATCCCAGTCGCCTCCATAATACTCGTAACGGCAATGATACTTTTCCCACTTGGCCTCCATTGGTCTCTAAAATTATGGCTGATGCTGGTTACGTTTGCGGATTGATCGGTAAGTTTCATCTGGTCAGCGCAGGTGGTCGACCTGAGCCGAGGTTAGATGATGGGTTTACCTATTGGCAGCATTCTCATGCTCCGCGTGATGATTGGCCACTCGGGACTCACCCCTATGCCGATTGGGTTCGTGCTCAGGGCCAGGACCTCAATGCCCTACGTGAATCGAAAGATCGCGTCCCGACCACACTTCATCAAACCAAGTGGGCTTCAGACCGAGCCATCGAATTTATCAACTATGAGCATGGCTCGCCCTGGATGTTAAATGTTAATGTATATGATCCTCATCCGCCTTTCATCCCCCCAGCTTCTTACTCTCGCAGATTCGATTCTAGTATTATGCCGGGTCCTTATTTCAGAGATTCCGACTTGGATAATCAGGCTAAACTGGAGAATGTCGATTTCCAAGGGGGAGCAATGCCACCGGAGGAGTTTGGAGGAAAGGATATTCAAGCCAAATACTATGCAATGATCGCTCAGGTTGACGATCAGCTTGCCCGTATTATGGAGACCTTGGAAAAATCTGGCCAGATCGATAACACGGTAGTAGTGTTAACTTCGGACCATGGGGAGGCCCTTGGTGATCATGGGCTCGTGCAAAAAGGATGCCGATTCTATGAGGGCCTTAGCCGTGTTCCATTGATCTTTTCTTGGCCGGGCGTCATTGTCCCTAACCAGAAGCATTCAGGGTTGGTTGAGCTCCTCGATCTATCTGCCACCTTACTTTCCATCAGCGGGGTAGAGATTCCCGATTACCACCAAGGGCTGAATTTGCTGCCGATTCTTAAGGGAGAGCAAAGGGGAGATTCTATTCGGAAGAGTGTTCGCTGTGAATACTTCGACGCTTTGGATACCACTAGAGAAGGAAGTGGAAGTTTTGCCACCATGCATCGTACAGAGCACCACAAGATATGCGTCTATCACGATCAGGGGATAGGAGAGCTATTTGACCTCCAGGAGGATCCTTGGGAGTTTAACAATCTTTGGGATGATCCGGCCCACGTTGATATAAGAAACCGCTTGATTTTTGAGAGTTTCAATTCGCATGTCTTGTTGACGACTGATGTGGGGTCCAAGCGAATTGCTCAGATGTAG
- the tsaC1_2 gene encoding 4-formylbenzenesulfonate dehydrogenase TsaC1/TsaC2: MILTSKPPAQNSGLKRIGQRGETEKMRLSGKVAIVTGGASGFGREIARRYAEEGARVTVADLNMAGAQVVADAIGETALPVMVDVSEGDQYRAMVEATLEAFGNLDVVVNNAGIAHPNQPLLDVDEVTFSRVFSVNVKSLYHSAQTVIPYFRKRGKGLILNMASTAGIRPRPGLTWYNGSKGAIIALTKSMAIELGPEKIRVNAICPVASETGMFKDFIGEDTSERRAGIIATVPMGRFSEPVDIAQAAVFLASDEASFITGIAMEVDGGRCI; encoded by the coding sequence ATGATTCTGACCTCGAAGCCTCCGGCACAAAATTCGGGGTTGAAAAGGATTGGGCAGAGAGGAGAGACTGAAAAGATGAGACTATCAGGAAAAGTAGCTATTGTTACAGGGGGTGCGTCTGGGTTTGGGCGCGAGATCGCCCGGAGATATGCGGAGGAGGGAGCTCGGGTAACAGTTGCAGACTTGAATATGGCTGGGGCACAAGTCGTAGCTGATGCGATTGGGGAAACAGCATTGCCCGTGATGGTGGACGTGAGTGAGGGGGACCAATACCGGGCCATGGTAGAGGCGACATTAGAGGCTTTTGGCAACTTGGATGTGGTAGTGAACAATGCGGGAATAGCCCATCCCAACCAACCACTACTTGACGTTGATGAAGTCACGTTCAGTCGGGTATTTTCGGTCAATGTTAAGTCCCTCTATCACAGTGCACAGACGGTGATTCCGTACTTTCGAAAGCGTGGCAAAGGATTGATTCTGAACATGGCCTCCACAGCAGGTATTCGACCGCGTCCAGGTCTGACTTGGTATAACGGAAGCAAGGGCGCCATTATCGCATTGACTAAATCAATGGCCATTGAGCTTGGCCCTGAGAAAATTCGAGTGAACGCTATATGCCCGGTAGCAAGTGAAACCGGGATGTTTAAAGATTTCATTGGAGAAGACACCTCGGAGCGTCGGGCAGGTATCATTGCAACCGTGCCAATGGGACGATTCAGTGAACCAGTCGATATCGCCCAGGCAGCAGTTTTCTTGGCCTCAGATGAAGCCTCGTTTATCACCGGAATCGCCATGGAGGTAGATGGCGGTCGATGCATTTAG
- the pgcA gene encoding Phosphoglucomutase encodes MKLKDTIIERVKKAGEEGHLLSSAVENLLDWYGFASSLDWAFDSIEELVSEAVWDEINDRFYKQLDFGTGGMRGRTIGKFVTKREKGHNSKRDTLERPAVGSAFLNDFNVVRATMGLFRYSDLYLRKQAAAFTTPKLIIAHDVRHFSRHFSELAASVWSQLGGQALVFDGARSTPQLSFTVRHLQATAGIVITASHNPPHDNGYKVYFSDGGQVVAPHADGILEEVNQIDWGEVPDFLGKELDHVVVLPKDLDEVYLDSLEENVIDSALLRTQAPTIVYTPIHGTGGIVSVPLLERFGVNVIPVEEQDTFDPDFSTVSSPNPESKEALQLGIELGRQVGADAVIGTDPDCDRMGVAVRKSDGNFQLLTGNVIGSLLAEYRIRKLKEVGILPITGTRSAALIKTFVTTPLQATIAEQHGLKVINTLTGFKYIGEKIFDYEKMLLSRLRSEKGINLDYNRSDFRRRSELLLKYSTFYVFGAEESYGYLASDRVRDKDGNAAALMFCELLAFLKSSGLTLADFLDEIYMRYGYYIEDLLNIAFEGAAGTSKITRILDSYRSDPPAKIGEYNIIEFTDFGVDEIEDADGKPIPRQDLFLLRLDNEYSYAVRGSGTEPKIKFYLFGQENVNEPADLVVVKKRTARTIKEIKKAVEKDAQERAG; translated from the coding sequence ATGAAATTGAAGGATACTATTATCGAAAGAGTGAAGAAAGCAGGGGAAGAGGGACACCTATTGTCTTCGGCGGTTGAGAATCTTCTCGACTGGTACGGTTTCGCTTCGTCCCTAGATTGGGCTTTCGACAGTATTGAAGAACTCGTCTCAGAGGCAGTATGGGATGAAATCAACGATCGATTTTACAAGCAACTCGACTTCGGGACAGGCGGGATGCGCGGTCGCACCATTGGGAAGTTTGTAACAAAAAGGGAAAAGGGTCACAATTCGAAAAGGGACACACTGGAACGTCCTGCTGTAGGGAGCGCTTTTTTAAACGACTTTAATGTTGTGCGCGCTACCATGGGTCTTTTCCGGTATAGCGATTTGTATCTCCGTAAGCAAGCTGCTGCATTCACAACGCCAAAACTTATAATCGCTCACGACGTTAGACATTTCTCACGGCACTTCAGCGAGTTAGCTGCATCAGTTTGGTCGCAACTTGGAGGTCAAGCCCTGGTATTTGACGGAGCAAGGTCAACGCCGCAGTTGAGTTTTACAGTGCGTCATCTTCAGGCTACAGCCGGGATTGTGATCACCGCCAGTCACAACCCTCCGCATGACAATGGCTACAAGGTGTACTTTTCCGATGGAGGCCAGGTTGTAGCGCCCCATGCAGATGGTATCCTCGAGGAGGTTAATCAGATAGATTGGGGGGAGGTTCCTGACTTTTTAGGAAAAGAATTGGACCATGTTGTTGTACTGCCGAAAGATCTGGATGAAGTTTATCTAGACTCCTTGGAAGAGAATGTAATCGATTCAGCCCTTTTACGGACACAGGCGCCAACAATTGTCTATACTCCTATCCATGGGACCGGAGGGATAGTGTCTGTTCCTTTGTTGGAACGCTTCGGGGTGAATGTGATTCCAGTCGAGGAGCAGGATACATTCGATCCTGATTTTTCAACGGTTAGTTCACCAAATCCGGAGAGTAAAGAAGCACTTCAGTTGGGAATCGAGCTGGGTCGACAGGTTGGCGCTGATGCAGTAATTGGAACTGATCCGGACTGTGATCGCATGGGCGTGGCGGTTCGCAAATCAGACGGGAATTTTCAACTACTAACGGGTAATGTTATTGGTTCTCTTCTAGCTGAGTATCGAATACGGAAACTCAAGGAGGTGGGAATCCTGCCGATAACTGGTACTCGTTCAGCGGCCCTTATAAAGACATTTGTTACAACCCCACTCCAGGCGACAATTGCGGAACAACATGGGTTGAAAGTAATCAACACCTTGACCGGATTTAAGTACATCGGGGAGAAAATTTTCGACTATGAGAAAATGCTTCTTTCACGGTTGCGATCAGAGAAGGGAATCAATTTAGATTATAATCGCAGCGATTTTCGTCGCCGTTCCGAGCTTCTCTTGAAATACAGTACTTTTTATGTGTTTGGGGCAGAGGAAAGTTACGGTTACCTGGCAAGCGATAGGGTCCGAGATAAAGATGGAAATGCTGCAGCCTTGATGTTTTGTGAGCTGCTAGCCTTTTTGAAGTCTAGTGGTCTCACTTTGGCAGACTTTCTCGATGAGATCTACATGAGATATGGTTACTATATTGAGGATCTCCTCAATATAGCTTTCGAGGGAGCAGCCGGCACTAGTAAGATTACCAGGATACTTGATTCTTATCGAAGTGATCCTCCCGCGAAGATAGGTGAATACAATATAATTGAATTCACTGATTTTGGAGTTGATGAAATTGAGGATGCCGACGGGAAACCAATACCCCGTCAAGATTTGTTTCTCTTGAGACTGGACAACGAGTATTCATACGCGGTCCGCGGAAGCGGAACCGAACCGAAGATAAAATTCTATCTGTTTGGGCAAGAGAATGTCAACGAACCTGCCGATCTGGTTGTAGTTAAGAAGAGAACCGCACGGACCATCAAAGAGATCAAAAAGGCGGTAGAAAAGGATGCCCAAGAGCGGGCGGGTTGA
- the cpdA_3 gene encoding 3',5'-cyclic adenosine monophosphate phosphodiesterase CpdA produces the protein MTFIEVIAEVQSLNPDLLALTGDIIHFPSQANLDHVTEALIGLNTPILYTAGNHDWYFPGVDARG, from the coding sequence ATGACTTTTATCGAGGTCATTGCCGAAGTTCAAAGTCTTAATCCTGATCTTCTGGCACTCACCGGAGACATTATACATTTCCCATCCCAAGCCAATCTCGATCATGTAACCGAGGCCCTTATTGGCCTCAATACTCCAATTCTTTATACAGCTGGAAACCATGACTGGTACTTCCCTGGAGTAGACGCTCGGGGTTAA
- the ydjJ_3 gene encoding putative zinc-type alcohol dehydrogenase-like protein YdjJ, which translates to MITRRFTIPEIRRIEIEEFKIEEIPDDGILIENEFTAVSIGTEIYNWTMGSEPGGKPIFPKATGYCNVGRVLEVGAAVEGVSIGDRIAGQGMHASHNILRVASGFVRVPDEVESKSAAFMIMAAIALRGVRVARIQLGETVVVFGLGLVGQLCALISRVSGGVPVIGVDIDDFRVSTAAQNSCDLAINPDQVDDLRADISEICPDDGANVILECTGKPMVYPLATSLACLGGRLVAVGSPRGTVEMDFFPDIHCREVSIFGAHQGRTPKQDHLSYRFHRERERQLVMELMASGRLPISNLITHEFEPNDCQRVYTMLADNPQKVLGVLFCWQ; encoded by the coding sequence ATGATAACTAGACGCTTCACAATTCCCGAAATTCGCAGGATAGAAATAGAGGAATTTAAGATCGAGGAGATTCCCGATGATGGTATCCTAATCGAGAACGAATTCACCGCTGTTTCGATTGGTACGGAAATCTATAATTGGACTATGGGAAGTGAACCGGGAGGCAAACCGATCTTTCCGAAAGCTACAGGTTATTGCAATGTCGGCCGAGTTTTAGAGGTAGGAGCAGCAGTTGAAGGAGTCTCAATTGGCGATCGAATTGCGGGACAGGGCATGCATGCTAGTCACAACATTCTTCGCGTTGCTTCAGGTTTCGTTAGAGTGCCTGATGAAGTCGAATCAAAATCGGCTGCCTTTATGATAATGGCTGCTATTGCCCTGCGTGGGGTCCGCGTGGCTCGTATTCAGCTGGGCGAAACGGTTGTGGTCTTCGGTTTGGGACTGGTGGGACAGCTCTGTGCACTTATAAGTCGTGTATCGGGTGGAGTCCCTGTAATCGGCGTCGACATCGACGATTTCAGAGTGAGTACCGCTGCCCAAAATAGCTGTGATCTCGCGATCAATCCGGATCAGGTCGATGATCTTAGGGCGGATATTTCAGAGATTTGTCCAGATGATGGCGCCAATGTAATTTTGGAGTGCACTGGGAAACCGATGGTTTATCCGTTAGCAACCTCTCTTGCCTGTTTAGGAGGTCGCTTGGTGGCAGTAGGGTCTCCCCGGGGGACTGTAGAAATGGATTTTTTCCCGGATATCCATTGCCGAGAAGTCAGCATCTTTGGAGCTCACCAGGGGAGAACACCTAAACAAGACCACCTCTCCTACCGCTTCCATAGGGAAAGAGAGCGCCAATTAGTGATGGAGTTAATGGCTTCTGGACGATTACCGATTTCTAATCTAATTACTCATGAATTCGAGCCCAATGACTGCCAGAGAGTCTACACAATGCTGGCGGATAATCCGCAAAAAGTCCTTGGGGTGCTTTTTTGTTGGCAGTAG
- the gci_14 gene encoding D-galactarolactone cycloisomerase, with translation MNNTSQLIESLGREHLSISRIKVTPISYQPEDGSFIHECGPVVLTKRDEAVVQIWTEEGLEGIGPGSLSYSEQNFDSLIGQNPFDLLEANLPQGLNVACWDLVGRAKNRPVYQLLALDQHSNPRVHVYSSGGVMWTYYDRGDGKMYGVDALIEEALNYKELGFDTFKWRPGTDWEEAGVNPKKLGEICRQLRQAVGPDFKLGLEKKGYDSWTLEECLQIAPIISDLGFYFFEQPMGDAGPEQFDDYLKIKALMPGVMLWGGESFRTFDEAEPWMREGIYDAVQSDCLHLGLTQNWRIAQLGRETDTKIVPHNWSTSLGTMCNAHLVAGTGGHMLEFFMYPSGFRYGLFKEPYRPDKGVITLTDAPGFGVELIDDFADKFPYRSGPNTIPNPRIPEAWDRAQTRQRAVAGRYR, from the coding sequence ATGAATAATACGTCCCAGTTGATTGAATCCCTTGGCCGCGAACATTTAAGTATCAGCCGAATCAAGGTGACTCCTATTTCCTATCAGCCGGAAGATGGATCCTTCATTCATGAATGCGGGCCAGTCGTATTGACTAAACGTGATGAGGCCGTGGTTCAAATCTGGACCGAGGAGGGACTTGAGGGCATTGGCCCAGGTTCGCTCTCTTATTCAGAACAGAATTTCGATTCTCTCATCGGTCAAAATCCCTTCGACCTTCTTGAAGCCAATCTGCCTCAAGGCCTCAATGTGGCTTGCTGGGATCTGGTCGGTCGGGCGAAGAATCGGCCGGTGTACCAGCTCCTTGCCCTGGATCAACATTCCAACCCTAGAGTCCATGTTTATTCCAGTGGTGGGGTGATGTGGACCTATTATGACCGTGGAGATGGGAAGATGTATGGTGTCGATGCGCTTATCGAAGAGGCATTGAATTACAAAGAACTTGGATTTGACACATTCAAGTGGCGCCCCGGAACAGATTGGGAAGAGGCAGGAGTAAACCCAAAAAAGTTGGGAGAGATCTGTCGCCAGCTGCGCCAGGCTGTAGGTCCTGATTTTAAACTGGGACTGGAGAAAAAAGGCTACGATTCATGGACTCTTGAGGAATGTCTTCAAATAGCTCCTATTATCAGCGATTTGGGTTTCTATTTTTTTGAGCAACCAATGGGTGACGCTGGGCCAGAGCAATTTGATGATTATTTGAAGATAAAGGCGTTGATGCCTGGGGTTATGTTATGGGGAGGAGAGAGTTTCCGTACATTTGATGAAGCGGAGCCTTGGATGCGTGAGGGAATCTATGACGCAGTGCAATCCGATTGTCTGCACCTCGGGTTAACGCAGAATTGGCGAATTGCCCAGCTGGGGCGCGAAACTGATACTAAGATCGTTCCACACAACTGGAGCACTAGTCTCGGCACAATGTGTAATGCCCACCTAGTTGCTGGTACGGGTGGTCACATGCTCGAGTTTTTTATGTATCCTTCGGGATTTCGATATGGTCTTTTCAAAGAACCGTATCGACCGGATAAAGGAGTTATCACTTTGACAGATGCGCCTGGGTTTGGCGTCGAACTAATTGACGATTTTGCCGATAAATTTCCTTACCGGTCGGGGCCTAATACCATTCCGAATCCACGAATCCCGGAGGCTTGGGATCGGGCGCAAACGCGGCAGAGGGCTGTAGCGGGTCGGTACCGTTGA
- a CDS encoding L-talarate/galactarate dehydratase, with product MKITEVDLYIVERISSKKASWSPPQPPDNELVFIAVRTDEGIDGYSMAWSSRGGRRIAEEIAAVIKPELIGEDPINREYLFHKIRQADRFGGHLPITAHGPIDVALWDIAAKKADLPIYQLAGGYRDRIMAYATGGRSPDPEYYIKDAMAAKEQNFKAYKLHPPGDADLDIECCRAVRKAMGDDFILMSDPVAAYDHEDALRVGRELEKLDYFWYEEPLHDYDVHGYVQLAQALDIPIAGLEWASGSYHTAAEYLVRGAVDIVRSDVSWKGGITGYLKTAHLCEAFGVNCEIHLAVFSLLNLANLHAACGVRNCRFLELTVNRDHFGLSEGISVDQDGNVRAPQGPGLGVELDWATIEKHTKIRL from the coding sequence ATGAAGATCACAGAAGTAGACCTATATATTGTGGAGAGAATTTCATCAAAAAAAGCGAGCTGGAGCCCGCCCCAGCCACCGGATAATGAGCTAGTATTTATTGCAGTTAGGACGGATGAAGGGATTGACGGTTACAGTATGGCATGGAGTTCGAGGGGAGGGCGCAGGATAGCAGAGGAAATAGCAGCCGTGATTAAACCGGAGCTTATAGGCGAGGATCCGATAAACCGGGAATATCTTTTTCACAAGATCCGCCAGGCCGATCGGTTTGGGGGTCATTTGCCGATTACGGCCCATGGCCCAATCGATGTAGCTCTATGGGATATAGCGGCTAAGAAAGCAGACCTACCGATTTACCAACTAGCTGGTGGATACAGGGACCGCATCATGGCCTACGCCACAGGGGGACGATCTCCTGATCCTGAGTACTATATTAAGGATGCGATGGCAGCAAAGGAGCAGAACTTCAAGGCCTATAAATTGCACCCTCCGGGAGATGCTGATTTGGATATCGAATGTTGTCGCGCTGTGCGGAAAGCAATGGGGGACGATTTTATTCTTATGAGCGATCCAGTGGCTGCCTACGACCACGAAGATGCGTTGCGAGTGGGTAGAGAGTTAGAAAAACTAGATTACTTCTGGTACGAGGAGCCTTTGCATGATTATGATGTTCACGGCTATGTCCAATTGGCCCAGGCTTTGGACATACCTATTGCAGGCTTGGAGTGGGCAAGTGGCAGCTACCATACAGCCGCTGAGTACCTTGTCCGAGGAGCAGTCGACATTGTTCGAAGTGATGTCTCATGGAAAGGAGGCATCACCGGTTACCTCAAGACTGCTCACCTATGTGAGGCATTTGGTGTTAACTGTGAAATTCACTTAGCTGTGTTCTCCTTGCTTAATTTGGCGAATCTCCATGCTGCTTGCGGGGTGCGCAACTGCCGTTTTCTGGAATTAACCGTAAACCGTGATCACTTTGGTCTTTCTGAGGGGATCTCGGTCGATCAAGACGGTAACGTGAGAGCTCCTCAGGGACCGGGATTGGGGGTAGAACTCGATTGGGCAACAATTGAAAAACATACGAAGATCCGACTTTAA
- a CDS encoding putative uridylyltransferase, with product MNDFAALRARFARGGQSQVFRFWDRLDQREKELLIGQTKKIDLEKIVGLTSGLTLQEEEEKIENAEIRPAPSIAHPKNGGNPRVWTRARTVGEEALSCSKVGVLTVAGGQGTRFGYDGPKGTYPISPLTGKSFFEIFAEKIRYAQEAYQTKIPWFIMTSRENHEETARFFHDNDNFQLFPEDVFLFEQGEMPSVDFEGKILLEDAGCIAMNPDGHGGSLRALVQSGAVERMRQKGVEIISYFQIDNPLANVADPAFVGFHIEHGSEFSSKMVTKTCPEEKVGLFCLVRDRLRVIEYSDLAEEVAVKRDIEGCLINRAGSVAIHLLSRGFVEEIGGSFGSEVCLPFHQARKKVAIIDENGEKFEPEQPNAVKFEMFIFDAILFAKNPIVVETLRCEEFSPVKNLEGLDSAEFYRAQQLRLWAQWLKRVGVDLPCDSTGLPSIRIEISPLFASTEEQFVEKWREIQTKPKVEDGAYIE from the coding sequence ATGAATGATTTTGCGGCATTGAGAGCGCGGTTTGCACGAGGTGGCCAATCCCAAGTTTTCCGATTCTGGGATCGGCTAGACCAGCGTGAAAAAGAGTTGCTGATTGGACAGACCAAGAAAATCGATTTGGAAAAAATCGTTGGGCTGACTTCGGGACTTACATTGCAGGAAGAAGAGGAAAAAATCGAAAATGCCGAAATCCGGCCGGCTCCCTCGATTGCCCATCCTAAAAACGGCGGCAATCCAAGAGTGTGGACGAGGGCGCGGACTGTTGGAGAAGAGGCACTTAGCTGTTCAAAGGTTGGCGTTTTGACTGTGGCTGGGGGACAGGGCACCCGCTTTGGTTATGATGGACCGAAGGGAACCTACCCAATTTCTCCCTTAACAGGTAAGTCTTTTTTTGAAATATTTGCAGAGAAGATCAGATATGCTCAAGAAGCCTATCAAACCAAGATACCTTGGTTCATTATGACTAGCAGAGAGAATCATGAGGAAACAGCGAGGTTCTTTCACGATAACGACAACTTCCAGCTTTTTCCGGAAGATGTGTTTTTATTTGAACAAGGAGAAATGCCCTCAGTCGATTTCGAGGGAAAGATCCTACTCGAAGATGCTGGATGCATCGCTATGAATCCTGATGGGCACGGTGGTTCCCTTCGGGCTTTAGTCCAAAGTGGCGCGGTTGAGCGGATGCGGCAAAAAGGTGTCGAAATAATTAGCTATTTCCAGATCGATAATCCTCTCGCTAACGTGGCTGATCCCGCCTTTGTCGGCTTTCACATCGAACATGGTTCAGAGTTCTCAAGCAAAATGGTGACAAAAACGTGTCCGGAAGAAAAGGTGGGACTTTTTTGTCTGGTAAGGGACCGTCTTAGGGTAATTGAGTATAGTGATTTAGCAGAGGAGGTTGCCGTAAAGCGTGATATAGAAGGTTGTCTCATTAACCGGGCGGGTAGTGTGGCGATTCATCTTTTGTCGCGTGGGTTTGTAGAGGAAATTGGCGGGAGCTTCGGGTCTGAGGTGTGCCTGCCTTTTCATCAAGCGAGAAAGAAAGTGGCTATAATCGATGAAAATGGGGAAAAGTTCGAGCCCGAACAGCCTAACGCGGTAAAGTTCGAGATGTTTATTTTCGACGCGATCTTATTTGCCAAGAATCCCATTGTAGTTGAGACACTGCGCTGCGAGGAATTCAGTCCGGTGAAAAATTTGGAGGGTCTTGATTCGGCTGAGTTCTATCGCGCCCAGCAGCTTCGACTATGGGCGCAGTGGCTAAAAAGGGTGGGGGTCGATCTTCCTTGTGACTCGACCGGTTTGCCATCGATCCGCATTGAGATAAGTCCGCTGTTTGCGTCTACCGAGGAGCAATTCGTTGAAAAGTGGCGGGAAATTCAGACGAAGCCGAAGGTGGAGGACGGGGCTTATATAGAATGA